The genomic window AGGTTGGGTTGGTTTGAATGGCTGTAGCTAAAATTCTCCATTTGGAATAAATTATACCAAAAGCACATTCAACCGTTCTTATCGCCCTTGGCAGCCTAGCATTATAATATTCCTTGTCCGCATCTAATTGGTTTCTCCCAAAAGGCTTTAATAAATAAGGTAAAAGTGGATAAGCTTCATCGCCTGTAATTACAAAAGGTGCAATGATGTCAGAATTTGGTAACGCACAGGCATCAGGAATTTTTAGTCTTCCGTCggttaaatatacaaataaattcgaAGCCCTAAATGTTCCCCCATCACTCTGTTTACCGTAACCACCAACATCGATGcatataaacttttaattaGCGTCCGCTAATGCTtgtaaaacaatacaaaaaaaaaaatttataattgtagTACATTGTTCCAGAATGTGCAGGGCTTTGTACGCGAACGTGTTTCCCGTCTATACTCCCAATGCAATTAGGGAAATCCCACAACTTTTTGTATTCCTccgcaattttttaaaaatcacttTCGTTTAGAACTTTCATGTGGATGGGATGAAGCACTTCCCATATAATGTTAACAACTTCTTTTACAATTTGTCCAACTGTTAAAGCACCCATTCGAAACGAAAATGCTAAACTCCAAAATGATTGACCAGTTgataaatatctttaaaaaaaaattaaaaaaaaaaatttaacaaaataaattaatttaaaaattggcattattgtttatttattattgtagtgCCCGTAGTTCGCAATAAATGGAAAGGACTACGTGACAAATATAGAAATACGTTGACAAGCATTTCCAAACCAAAATCTGGTTCTGCTCAATTGGCGGATTACAATGGTTCGTGGCagtattttcataaattgtcctttttaaaAGATCAGTTTACTGCCAGGAAATCCAGCAGCAACTTGCCAGCGATAGTTGAAGATGAATCTATGAATTCTTTGATggatgaaattttaaatgatgATGAAAGTGAAATGCAAAATTCTATTTCAAAAGAAACGAGAGAAATTGAAGCTCCATCATTTTCACGCCAACCTTTAAATTCTTCCCCAAAACCAGGAAAGGTCAAGCGTTCACAAGAAGGTATTGGAAATGCGTTGCTTGAAATGGAAAAGGAAAAACTTCGATTTTTGCAAGAAAAGAGAGCAAACAAAGGTGAGGATGATGAAgatctttctttttttaaaagttcattgcctcatctgaaaaatattacttCATTGCATAAACTAGAATACAGGATGAAAGTATTGCAGCTGATACATGAACTGgttaataaatcaatacctatttatattgaatgtaacactgaaaacaccacggctagatgtgatgacaatgcacaaaacaatgaatacccgatttagattcacaatattctaaatgtttaaaatatttcattttttttgttatttaccaatgaatatgttaatttttctccaataaaattattcgtacgtatgtaccttattgtaagcatcaatcgctcctcttgcaagattggtctgttgtggcagttttgccaattatgctgcagtcgatccgaaatttgagacagaatataatcgaatgtatcgcttgtcattctcatatattcgaaaaacttttttggatccTGTCTCAAACTATCATAGAGATGGTGAAATTCCCCGAGTTCTAGTCTTGCTTGGTTTATAGGATGCGCCGAAAACTGACTTTTTCCCCTTACAGTATTATGTAGGTGGTAATATGCAGCAGTAagcgtcaacaacaacatattttcttcctctgaatcactcattattataaatattatagctcttcgcttttcaaaacttaaattgcaaatg from Anastrepha ludens isolate Willacy chromosome 5, idAnaLude1.1, whole genome shotgun sequence includes these protein-coding regions:
- the LOC128865192 gene encoding uncharacterized protein LOC128865192; its protein translation is MPVVRNKWKGLRDKYRNTLTSISKPKSGSAQLADYNGSWQYFHKLSFLKDQFTARKSSSNLPAIVEDESMNSLMDEILNDDESEMQNSISKETREIEAPSFSRQPLNSSPKPGKVKRSQEGIGNALLEMEKEKLRFLQEKRANKGEDDEDLSFFKSSLPHLKNITSLHKLEYRMKVLQLIHELVNKSIPIYIECNTENTTARCDDNAQNNEYPI